A genomic window from Candidatus Latescibacter sp. includes:
- a CDS encoding metallophosphoesterase, with protein sequence MSFLIIGLAVLSFVYGYIGLRILVPSPFSTITQVILWAVLATFLLMPPVSLVFRFTGFKPFWSDAFAWAAYIGLGFFSLVFAFLVARDLLLLVTVSADYSFSFIKTLMGNSGASSLFLSPVRRHFLVNVTNLGILGITALLCMYGFYEARRTPRIVQISVPVKDLPSDLEGFRIAQITDLHVGPTVKGGFVQSVVDRVKSLHPDAIAVTGDVVDGSVPEIGKDVAPLGELSAPFGKYFITGNHEYYSGVEPWIEEMKRLGFIVLLNEHRVIKRGDGSILLAGVTDYSAGRIHGNHASSPEAAISGAPPCDVKIILAHQPSSIFASSRAGFDLQITGHTHGGQYFPLKYLVGLHEPYVSGWRLHDKTFIYVSRGAGYWGPPLRIGVPSEITVFTLNRAR encoded by the coding sequence ATGAGTTTCCTGATCATCGGACTTGCTGTTCTTTCATTTGTCTACGGATATATCGGATTACGGATTCTGGTTCCATCCCCGTTCAGCACAATCACTCAGGTCATCCTGTGGGCTGTGCTGGCGACCTTCCTGCTCATGCCTCCGGTTTCTCTTGTGTTCCGGTTTACAGGATTCAAGCCTTTCTGGAGCGATGCGTTTGCCTGGGCAGCCTATATAGGTCTCGGATTCTTCAGTCTTGTCTTTGCTTTCCTTGTGGCCAGGGATCTGCTCCTTTTAGTCACGGTTTCGGCGGATTACTCATTCTCTTTCATCAAAACCTTAATGGGAAACAGCGGAGCATCATCACTTTTTTTAAGTCCCGTGCGCCGTCATTTCCTGGTGAATGTCACGAATCTGGGGATACTCGGCATCACCGCACTCTTGTGCATGTATGGATTTTACGAGGCTCGCCGCACCCCCCGTATCGTTCAAATTTCTGTTCCGGTGAAAGACCTTCCGTCCGATCTGGAAGGATTCCGCATTGCGCAGATCACCGATCTGCATGTCGGTCCGACAGTCAAAGGGGGCTTCGTGCAATCTGTTGTCGACCGGGTAAAAAGCCTCCATCCGGATGCCATCGCAGTGACCGGCGATGTAGTGGACGGCTCGGTGCCGGAAATAGGGAAGGATGTGGCCCCTCTGGGGGAACTCTCCGCCCCTTTCGGGAAGTATTTCATAACCGGCAACCATGAATACTACTCCGGCGTCGAACCCTGGATAGAGGAAATGAAGCGGCTCGGATTCATCGTTCTTCTCAATGAACACCGGGTTATAAAGCGCGGCGACGGCAGTATCCTGCTGGCCGGAGTGACCGATTACAGCGCCGGAAGAATTCACGGGAATCATGCGTCAAGCCCGGAAGCGGCCATCTCGGGCGCGCCTCCCTGCGATGTAAAAATTATCCTTGCACACCAGCCGAGCAGTATCTTCGCCTCCTCGCGGGCCGGTTTCGATCTGCAGATCACCGGTCATACCCACGGGGGACAGTATTTTCCCTTAAAATACCTGGTGGGTTTACATGAACCTTATGTCTCCGGCTGGCGCCTTCACGACAAAACTTTCATCTATGTGTCCCGCGGCGCCGGATACTGGGGCCCTCCCCTGCGCATAGGGGTTCCGTCCGAGATAACGGTATTTACCCTGAATCGCGCCAGATGA
- the groL gene encoding chaperonin GroEL (60 kDa chaperone family; promotes refolding of misfolded polypeptides especially under stressful conditions; forms two stacked rings of heptamers to form a barrel-shaped 14mer; ends can be capped by GroES; misfolded proteins enter the barrel where they are refolded when GroES binds) yields the protein MAKEIRYDADARSKLKAGVDKMANAVKVTLGPKGRNVLLEKKFGAPTVTKDGVSVAKEIELEDKYENVGAQMLKQVATKTSDVAGDGTTTATVLAQAIFAEGLKNVTAGSNPMELKKGIDRAVAAAVAHLRKISRPVSGKNEIAQVGTISANNDSSIGDLISDAMDKVGKDGVITIEEAKSIETTLEVVEGMQFDRGYISPYFVTNPDTMEAVLEEPLVLIHDKKISGMKDILPILEKISQMGKELLIIAEDIEGEALATLVVNKLRGVLKAVAVKAPGYGDRRKAMLEDIATLTGGKVISEEIGFKLENVTISDMGKAGRVVIDKDNTTIVKGGGKTKEIQGRIAQLRNQVEETTSDYDREKLQERLAKLSGGVAVIKVGATTETEMKEKKARFEDALHATRAAVEEGIVVGGGVALLRSIEAVSKVKASGDEAVGVEIVKKALREPAKQIANNTGIEGSIVVMKILELPENEGFNAATEQYEDLIKAGVIDPTKVVRIALENAASISSMLLTTEAVVSELPEKKAPMPAGGHGHGMDDMY from the coding sequence ATGGCAAAAGAAATTCGATATGATGCAGACGCCCGCTCCAAACTTAAAGCCGGCGTTGATAAAATGGCCAATGCGGTTAAGGTCACTCTTGGGCCGAAAGGACGGAATGTTCTTCTGGAGAAAAAATTCGGCGCTCCCACAGTCACCAAGGACGGTGTCAGTGTGGCAAAAGAAATCGAGTTGGAAGATAAATACGAAAATGTCGGCGCACAGATGCTCAAGCAGGTCGCAACAAAAACATCCGATGTCGCCGGCGACGGCACCACCACCGCAACCGTTCTTGCCCAGGCGATTTTTGCCGAGGGATTGAAAAATGTCACCGCCGGTTCGAATCCGATGGAGCTGAAAAAAGGCATCGACCGTGCGGTTGCCGCCGCTGTGGCGCATCTGAGAAAAATCTCCCGGCCGGTGTCCGGGAAAAATGAAATCGCCCAGGTCGGCACCATTTCCGCCAATAACGATTCCTCTATCGGGGATTTAATTTCCGATGCAATGGATAAGGTGGGGAAAGACGGCGTTATAACCATCGAGGAAGCCAAAAGTATCGAAACCACCCTCGAAGTGGTGGAGGGAATGCAGTTCGACCGCGGCTATATCTCCCCGTATTTTGTAACCAATCCGGACACCATGGAAGCAGTTCTTGAAGAGCCGCTCGTGCTGATCCACGACAAGAAGATTTCGGGGATGAAGGACATTCTTCCGATCCTTGAAAAGATCAGCCAGATGGGAAAGGAGCTCCTGATCATCGCCGAGGATATCGAGGGTGAAGCGCTGGCGACTCTGGTGGTCAACAAGCTTCGCGGAGTACTCAAAGCAGTGGCCGTCAAAGCCCCCGGCTACGGCGACCGCCGCAAAGCGATGCTCGAGGATATCGCCACTCTTACCGGCGGCAAGGTCATCTCTGAAGAGATCGGTTTCAAACTTGAAAATGTCACTATCTCCGATATGGGCAAAGCAGGCAGGGTGGTTATCGACAAGGACAACACCACAATAGTCAAAGGCGGCGGCAAAACCAAGGAAATCCAGGGCAGAATAGCCCAGCTCCGCAACCAAGTCGAGGAGACTACCTCCGATTACGACCGTGAGAAACTCCAGGAACGTCTGGCCAAGCTCTCCGGCGGTGTGGCGGTAATCAAAGTCGGCGCCACGACCGAGACAGAGATGAAGGAGAAGAAGGCCCGTTTCGAGGATGCTCTCCACGCCACCCGTGCTGCGGTCGAGGAAGGCATCGTGGTCGGCGGCGGAGTGGCGCTGCTCAGGTCCATTGAAGCGGTTTCAAAGGTGAAAGCTTCCGGAGATGAAGCGGTCGGCGTCGAGATCGTGAAGAAGGCGCTTCGTGAACCGGCCAAACAGATCGCCAACAATACCGGCATCGAAGGCTCGATTGTAGTGATGAAAATCCTCGAGCTACCCGAAAATGAGGGATTCAATGCTGCAACCGAACAATACGAAGACCTCATCAAGGCCGGTGTCATCGATCCGACCAAGGTGGTTCGTATCGCCCTGGAGAATGCTGCTTCTATCTCATCAATGCTCCTCACCACCGAAGCGGTGGTCAGCGAGCTGCCGGAGAAAAAAGCGCCGATGCCTGCCGGCGGGCACGGCCACGGCATGGATGATATGTATTGA
- the groES gene encoding co-chaperone GroES, producing the protein MNIRPLADRVIIAPKEDLENKTSGGIIIPDTAKEKPQEGEIVAVGPGRIDENGKVIAMNVKTGDKVLYSKYGGTELKYEGKNYLIMSETDILAVLE; encoded by the coding sequence TTGAATATCAGACCTTTGGCAGACAGAGTGATCATCGCGCCGAAAGAAGATCTCGAAAACAAAACTTCGGGCGGTATCATCATCCCGGATACAGCAAAAGAAAAACCTCAGGAAGGTGAAATCGTTGCAGTCGGACCCGGACGGATTGATGAAAACGGCAAGGTCATTGCCATGAATGTCAAAACCGGAGATAAGGTTCTGTACTCCAAATACGGAGGAACGGAGCTAAAATACGAGGGCAAGAATTACCTTATCATGTCCGAAACTGACATTCTCGCCGTTTTAGAATAA
- a CDS encoding M20/M25/M40 family metallo-hydrolase, translating into MTDIKAALRFIDDDELIQVTRDLVAIPSLTHHEGRGMVDFYERWFRDLGIPIRVYPYDAERANFFADYGAVSGKGRFLFNGHQDVKPVEGMTVDPFAGNIVEGRMYGRGTCDMKGGLAAVLCAYKALVRAGIKPRGGISFFSDIEEEWGGAAGYYWARDQGLLGGYEGMISAEGTGLEVQIGNRGCFATCFEFKGRSAHSGIADKGVNAIIHAARFITEFVNLPYLKVSNPIFGNSTCNFEKIEGGLYLAAVPDRCIVCLDSRLIPETPPELVQGQVDVFMERMRREFGMDVSEADEPKGWRDKSGKLKAEFIASDHPLTLLVAEAFRKATGKEAVIGGCPGVAFSMVMIEMGIPSVLCGPGNIAQAHTADEWVELDQIFKAARIYTTLMAGM; encoded by the coding sequence GTGACTGACATTAAGGCTGCGCTTCGCTTTATCGATGACGACGAACTGATCCAGGTGACCCGTGACCTGGTAGCCATACCTTCCCTGACTCACCATGAGGGAAGAGGAATGGTGGATTTCTACGAACGCTGGTTCAGGGACCTGGGTATCCCTATTCGTGTTTACCCCTACGATGCTGAGCGGGCGAACTTTTTTGCGGATTACGGCGCGGTTAGCGGGAAAGGCCGCTTTTTATTCAATGGCCACCAGGATGTCAAACCGGTGGAAGGAATGACTGTGGATCCATTTGCCGGTAATATCGTGGAAGGCAGGATGTACGGCCGGGGAACCTGCGACATGAAAGGCGGGCTGGCGGCGGTTCTCTGCGCTTATAAAGCCCTTGTTCGCGCGGGAATAAAACCCCGTGGCGGCATATCCTTTTTCAGCGATATCGAAGAGGAGTGGGGCGGCGCCGCAGGCTATTATTGGGCGCGCGACCAGGGCCTTCTCGGCGGGTATGAAGGCATGATATCCGCCGAAGGCACCGGACTGGAAGTGCAGATCGGCAACCGGGGATGCTTCGCAACCTGCTTCGAGTTCAAAGGGCGCTCTGCTCATTCCGGGATAGCCGATAAGGGAGTGAATGCAATCATCCACGCCGCACGGTTCATCACCGAATTCGTCAACCTTCCCTATCTCAAGGTCTCCAATCCCATCTTCGGGAATTCCACGTGCAATTTTGAAAAAATCGAAGGCGGTCTGTACCTGGCTGCTGTTCCGGATCGCTGCATTGTCTGCCTCGATTCGCGCCTTATCCCGGAAACGCCTCCGGAACTCGTCCAGGGACAGGTTGACGTGTTTATGGAACGGATGCGAAGGGAGTTTGGCATGGATGTCAGTGAGGCGGATGAACCGAAAGGTTGGCGCGACAAGTCCGGAAAACTGAAAGCCGAATTCATCGCCTCAGACCATCCTCTCACCCTGCTGGTGGCCGAAGCCTTTCGCAAAGCGACCGGAAAAGAGGCGGTGATCGGCGGCTGTCCGGGAGTGGCTTTTTCCATGGTAATGATCGAGATGGGAATTCCCTCAGTGCTGTGCGGCCCGGGAAATATCGCCCAGGCGCACACCGCGGACGAGTGGGTGGAATTGGATCAGATATTCAAAGCCGCCCGAATCTATACCACGCTTATGGCCGGGATGTAA
- the rhaM gene encoding L-rhamnose mutarotase, whose protein sequence is MKRSAFTMRLKPGYEKEYRRRHDKIWPELFQALNRAGISDYSIFLDEKTLTLFAVQKLSPDNTSAKLSGLPIMRRWWDYMADIMDTNPDHSPVCIPLKEVFHMD, encoded by the coding sequence ATGAAACGCTCGGCATTCACCATGAGATTGAAACCGGGGTACGAGAAAGAGTACAGGCGCCGTCATGACAAGATATGGCCGGAGCTCTTCCAGGCGCTTAACCGGGCAGGGATTTCAGACTACTCCATTTTTCTCGATGAAAAAACCCTGACTCTTTTCGCCGTACAGAAACTATCCCCGGATAATACTTCCGCCAAGCTGTCCGGTTTGCCGATCATGCGGAGATGGTGGGATTACATGGCCGACATCATGGATACCAATCCTGATCATTCCCCTGTCTGCATTCCGCTCAAAGAAGTTTTCCACATGGATTGA
- a CDS encoding uroporphyrinogen decarboxylase family protein, translated as MEHIETMTSRERVQAALLHEIPDRIPIDLGGFQTGIHKRAYEELLEYLGITDTVTILDPVQQLAKPCEEILNRFHVDTRYIGAHAPDSFRGAIEQNYRKGRLWHDLRDEFGVVWSMPDDQQLYMDISHHPLAGATVRDVERYPFPEGGDRSRFTGVREEALRMRATSSKALCTCIGGVVYEICWYMRGLEQWFIDTIENPAFCEAVMDRTLQFWLDFYTGFLARVGDLVDVVMIGDDLAGQSGPLFSPKFYRAIVKPRQKKLVQHIKSLTSAKVWYHTCGSCYEYIPDLLDNGADILNPVQIGLVNMNPANLKKEFGDRLVFWGGGVDSQHVLPFVGPDVVREEVRKNINQFKSGGGYVFNSVHNIQYGIPPENIVALFDAAYEFGFYE; from the coding sequence ATGGAACATATCGAAACGATGACTTCACGTGAGAGGGTGCAGGCCGCTCTCCTTCACGAAATCCCCGACCGGATTCCCATCGACTTGGGCGGGTTCCAGACCGGTATTCATAAAAGAGCTTATGAGGAGTTGCTGGAATATCTGGGAATCACGGACACTGTGACCATTCTCGACCCGGTTCAGCAGCTTGCGAAACCCTGTGAGGAGATACTAAACCGGTTTCACGTGGACACCCGGTATATCGGCGCCCATGCTCCTGACAGTTTTCGAGGCGCAATCGAGCAGAATTACCGTAAGGGACGGCTCTGGCATGACCTCCGTGACGAGTTCGGCGTGGTCTGGTCCATGCCGGATGACCAGCAGCTCTACATGGATATTTCTCATCATCCGCTGGCCGGAGCGACTGTCAGGGATGTTGAGCGCTATCCCTTCCCTGAAGGCGGCGACCGGAGCCGTTTCACCGGAGTACGGGAAGAAGCCCTCAGAATGCGCGCCACATCTTCGAAAGCCCTCTGCACCTGCATCGGCGGGGTGGTGTATGAAATCTGCTGGTATATGCGTGGGCTGGAGCAGTGGTTTATCGACACCATCGAGAATCCCGCGTTCTGTGAGGCGGTGATGGATCGAACCCTTCAGTTCTGGCTCGATTTCTATACCGGTTTCCTCGCCCGGGTCGGCGATCTGGTGGATGTCGTCATGATCGGAGACGATCTGGCCGGTCAGAGCGGGCCGCTCTTCTCCCCGAAGTTTTACCGGGCGATTGTCAAACCCCGTCAGAAGAAGCTTGTCCAGCACATCAAATCCCTCACATCGGCCAAGGTATGGTACCACACCTGCGGGAGCTGCTATGAGTACATTCCCGACCTTCTGGATAACGGCGCGGATATTCTCAATCCGGTGCAGATAGGACTGGTGAACATGAATCCGGCGAACCTGAAAAAGGAATTCGGAGATCGGCTCGTTTTCTGGGGCGGCGGCGTCGATTCACAGCATGTTCTTCCATTCGTCGGTCCGGATGTTGTCCGTGAAGAGGTCCGAAAAAACATTAATCAGTTTAAATCCGGCGGCGGTTATGTTTTCAACAGCGTCCATAATATACAGTATGGTATTCCACCGGAGAACATAGTGGCGCTTTTTGATGCAGCGTATGAATTCGGGTTTTATGAATAA